Part of the Flavobacterium sp. MDT1-60 genome, CCAGTTTTGCAAGTGCAAAGTTGACAGATAATAATCGGGGATTTTTAAGAATTCTTAAAAAAGAAAAAGTCCTTAATTTTTTTTTGCACGAATAACACTTAAGTGTTGTTGAGAAATACCAAGATAGGATGCTATATGTCCCAATGGCGCATTTTGAAGGATGGCCGGATGTAATTCGAGTAGTTTTTTGTACCGCTCTTCAGCTGTTAGCATTTGGATGCCATAGAGCTTATCTGACATTTGCTTAAGTACATTGAAAGATTCAGACAGAATAAAGCGTTCAAAAAACGGAACAGTATCCATAAGGGTCTGTATGTCAGAAAAGTGAGCAATACTTAATGTACAATCCTGAACAACTTCCCACCCGTAAGGGTCAGTCTTGTTATAAAAAACACTTTCGAGAGGAAACATCATGGCGTTCTCTGTAAGGAAAAGAAAAGTAATTACTTTACCGTCTAATTGGTAATACATCCGTAACAAACCTGATTCTACAAAAATCAACTTCTGGGATGCATTATCTGGTTTTAAAAGAATAGTCCCTTTTTTATAAACCTCTTGTTTAAAGGTCTTCTTTATAATCTCATACTTTGTTGTTTGGATTTTGGTTTTGATATTTATGTATTCAAATATTTCCATTTTATTTATATAACTGTTTAGAGTAATTATTCGCAGTAAAAAATCTATTCATAGTAGCTATAAGTTTTATACAATACCTGACAATATAAAAGCAACCGTTATCCGTGTTAAATATAATAAAAAAATATTTTAGAGCACGCGTGCCACTATATCAAACTGTGAACTTCTCTCTTACAATTATTAGTTGTACTGAGTTGAACATGTTTTTTTTAAAAGTTTGTGAGACTCATTTTATTAGGATTTAATATAAGATTTACGAATCTCTATGTTATTGGCTGTTAATTCAGGTAGTATTGAACTATTCCAAATTACTCCGAATCTACTTTGCCGGAGGCTTACTTCAATAAGATTTTTACTAAGTAAATCCTTGTTTTTTTTATTTTTTGATCAGCAGTTTTCTGATTTTAACTCTGAAAAAAATTATTGATTTTATAAATAAAATAATCCTAATCCTGTTAACTTTTTGTTAACGGTATTATAATATACTGAGATAGTACGATTTCTCTTTTACGGTACTTATTACTAGTAAGATTTATAATTCAAAAAGAACAGATATTATCTGTTTTCAGAAAACAAAGGTTCTATTACTGATTATTTTTTTCTCAGTCGCTTATTCCTTTTAAATAATTTATGAAAATCATTGAATTTAAATATGTTATAAACAATTAAAACTAGAATTATGAAAAAACAGAATCGAAAAAAGGTTTTAAGTAAAGTGTTCGTTGTTATGTTAGCGGCCATTACATTCTCATGTCAGGACACGACATTGGATGAAGTAGAAACTACCGCTGTGGCAACAAACCAACAAAATACTAAAAAAATCAGTGCGGCAGCTATTTCTGATTTGGCTAGAAGATGGGCCCCTATTCATTATAAAGATGTAGATGCCACCGGAACTTATGCAGAAGGAGGAAAATCAGATTACCTTACCGCTATTAATTATGACAATGACTGGAATGGCGAAAACAACTGGAACAATCTTCCTGCTTATACCAATTCTTTAGCTGCGCATTGTTACTATTCTGTTGTAGAATCCAATACACATTGGTTTATTACTTATGCTTTCTTTTCTCCTAGAGATTGGACAGATAACCCACTTTTGTACTCATTAGACCAACACGAAAATGATTTAGAAGGGGTATTAATAATTGTCGAAAAAAATGGTTCTGCTTATGGTGCATTAAAAGGAGCAGTTACAGTAAGTCATTCAGACTTCTTTTCGTATGTACCATCTGGCAGTTCTTTTGTAAGTGGATTAGAAAGTGTTGATGGAACATTACAAATGAGAGATTATAACGGAGAATTGCACCCTATCACAGCGCAAGATGCTAAAGGACACAGTCTTAAAGCCTGGCCGCAGCATGATATAGATGGGGATGGAATTATATACTACCCTTCTGCAAGCGGAACTGCCCAAATACCATCTGATAATTATGATAATTATGTGGAATACAAACTTGTCGATATTTTTGAAAGCGGAGGATTATGGGATCAACGATTCAATACTCAATTGTTTTCTAGTCCGGGAGGAGGATTTACAGGAAATGATTTTAAAACCGGCGGTGCCAACGCTCCATGGGCATGGAATGATGGGAATGATGGTATAGTACAAGGTGGAGAATTTGCAACGGATCCTGCTAAATTAGCAGATAATTATTTTGATGGTGTAGGTAATTTATCCCGTACTTATATTGATAATAAATATAATACCGCAACTGGAGGTATTGTAACAGTTTACCAAAATTGCAATTATACAGGCTATGCAGTTGCCTTACCTGTTGGCAATTATACATTAGCTCAGTTAAAATCGTATGGTATTGTAAATGATGACTTGTCTTCAATTCGCTTAGAAAATGGCTACAGAGTTACAATGTATCAGAACGACAATTTTGGAGGAGAATCTGTTGTGTTAACTGCAAATAATAGTTGTTTAGGAGGTTTTAATGATAAAGCTAGTTCTATAAAGATTAGTATTCAATAAACTACTTTTAAATTTTGGATATGCAAACGGAGAAGAAGCTAAGCTATATTCTGTTTTGCGTATCCAATTTTTTATTTTTAATCCTATCTGTATTCTTGATTCATTTTAACATCAAACATATAACTCGTCCTAATAATCTGTATCGATTATTTAGGACGAGTCAGTGTTTTAAGCCAATAATAATTCTTGTAAATATTAGAATAATGTCTGATAAAAATTTCCATAATAAATTTCAATCAATAAGTCTGCACCATTAGGTGATGCCAAATCAATTAATCCTATCTCACAAAGTGCGTCGATCCTACGGGTTTGGTCTTTAATTGATTTTAGTTTACCCAGATTTTTATCAAAAATAGCAATGTTTTCTATAGCGTTTTTTACAATTATAATTAATTGTTTAAAATCAGCTTCAGACAGCTTACTTTCTTTTACGTAGTTTTCTAATCTCCCGCCTTCTCTATAATGAGGATAATTTTCTAATCCCATAAAGGTCAGCATCCAGACTTTATTGTAACTCCAGGTTGTTTTAATAATTCCTATATAATCAGCTATTAATTCATCATGCAGGTTATTAGCAGCGTGTCCGTATTTTTTGAGCGTATATAAATGGGTAAACTCATGTTCTTTTCGAATCGAAACGGAATAAGAAGTCCATACATCTTCTGCCAGTCCCAATTGACTTGCTTTAACGTTACTGTAAGGCTTTGTACTTAAAATGATGAATTTGTCATTGTATAAAGATCTATTAGGCATAATATTATCTGAAAACTCGGTATT contains:
- a CDS encoding Crp/Fnr family transcriptional regulator encodes the protein MEIFEYINIKTKIQTTKYEIIKKTFKQEVYKKGTILLKPDNASQKLIFVESGLLRMYYQLDGKVITFLFLTENAMMFPLESVFYNKTDPYGWEVVQDCTLSIAHFSDIQTLMDTVPFFERFILSESFNVLKQMSDKLYGIQMLTAEERYKKLLELHPAILQNAPLGHIASYLGISQQHLSVIRAKKN